tgacaattttttaataaacccAAAGATAACCGAGTTATAAGCCGTCAAAGTAGAGAAATGGATGTGCAAGTATAGTTCAACATGGCCGAATACCATGGTAAaataaactataatttttgaattttaaaggatgtttaattaaatatttggtaaaccacaaaattttttaacaaatgtgagattttagattattttttagcttttttttgatcgacttcaaaacaaaaatgaaaggaGAAACTGAGGATCCACGACTTTTTGACTataattttaagcatttttaaatttgttttgaaaattctaactatgatatttgggCCTTATAGCACTATAGGAGTGcctttaatattaattttaagttttccgCCGACGATACTCCactttcaaaagaaaacagtttAAGAATGCATATCATCGAGTGCTGCAGCCAACTTCTTTCCTCCAATCGGTGTCTCCTTCTTCTTATTCGCAGCTCTTTCCAATGATTTTCCAATTCCTCCTGTCTTCTTATTATCTCCTTTAGCCTTCTTTCCTTCTCGCTCCCGATCCTCTCCAACTCGTTTTCCAGTCTTTTTCACGCCCTTCTTCCCATTTGTTGCACAATCCTTGGTTGCCTCTTTCAatagcttcttcttctcctccagCTCAGTCTTGTCCTCATTTCGATGGCACCTGGAAATTCAGAAGTTTTTAAGCTCATTAAGATTTGGATACGAACACTCTAACTGCCGGGCAGCACTTGGCAAGTCGAGCACATTGGCTTTTGAGTCGGCGAGCCTCTTTGTTGCATGTCTAGAAACGTGTATTTGTGAGGGAGTGTTTGAGTGAATAACCATGCAATATTATTTGTGAACAAGGGATCATAAatcgggaaattgaaattagagACGAGCACAGGGGGGAAAGGTTGTCTAGACCAGTCCGGAGAAAAGTGCACAACTATTCATAGGACTTGGAAAAAAGTACGTATTGGAATTATGGTtgtggaattaaaaaataagctACGAATTCTGGTGTTGTTTTGGAACcgtaaacatatttttaattagagaaaaaaaaacttgagcCAGATAATACAAGAGGaaagggagagagagagaattgaaaattcaatttttcctaattaaTTTCCTATAcgtttcaacttttattttctgttgaaattcaaattccaaaaatctcaCTCTTGCTGCAGCTTTCAGACTGTTCTTTTCCTTCTTGGATCTTCTTTTCTGCGGCTCAATTGCAGCTCTTTTCGCGTTTTTCTTGAGAATAGCTTGGCatctttcgtttttcttttcgttCAATCCGACGACACTGTCTGCTTTTCCACGGACACATGTTTCGATTTCGTCGGACATCTGAAgtcatataaattttttatttttttgtttgactcaagagtaaaaaatatatggagAGCACGATTGACTATAGATTAgggtttgaaatttaaaaataagcaGTGTCTGGAGCACCATTTCGATTTCCAAAATGTCTGAGAACTCAACTTCGTAAAACAACGGGTTCTAGATTCGTTTTTGTTGAATTATcgcaattttaaaatgtttatgatTACTTAAACatttctataatttattttctac
This is a stretch of genomic DNA from Caenorhabditis elegans chromosome V. It encodes these proteins:
- the Y47A7.2 gene encoding Venom polypeptide (Confirmed by transcript evidence), which produces MNRLLYLSALFVVAFAEDSENGTIVSATPMCIEYADCVHKAQQKAEECHVLENNTETTNGKKGVCTEAKRIHLEIRSIHDQMSDEIETCVRGKADSVVGLNEKKNERCQAILKKNAKRAAIEPQKRRSKKEKNSLKAAARTCNKEARRLKSQCARLAKCCPAVRVCHRNEDKTELEEKKKLLKEATKDCATNGKKGVKKTGKRVGEDREREGKKAKGDNKKTGGIGKSLERAANKKKETPIGGKKLAAALDDMHS